The Vitis vinifera cultivar Pinot Noir 40024 chromosome 12, ASM3070453v1 genome has a segment encoding these proteins:
- the LOC100249208 gene encoding cytochrome b561 and DOMON domain-containing protein At3g61750-like: MTVSLLLRLPNNPRHWMLGQVDFINWGDSMPGYTSGVDNTRGLTTRHGAIGLIAWGMLLPFGAIIPRYFKHHDPQWFYLHISIQIVGFLPGLATVVAGRTLYNGLESHRISKSKIHRPIGSLVFFLSILQVMALILRPDKTAEQRNYWNW; the protein is encoded by the exons ATGACTGTGTCTCTACTTCTGAGGCTGCCAAATAATCCACGTCACTGGATGCTTGGACAAGTTGATTTTATTAATTGGGGGGACTCCATGCCAG GTTATACCTCTGGTGTCGATAACACTAGAGGTTTGACAACGCGTCATGGAGCCATTGGCCTAATTGCATGGGGCATGCTCCTTCCATTTGGGGCAATCATCCCAAGATACTTCAAGCATCATGATCCTCAATGGTTTTATCTTCATATCTCGATCCAGATTGTGGGTTTTCTTCCGGGTCTTGCTACTGTCGTTGCAGGAAGGACACTCTACAATGGACTGGAGTCTCATCGCATTTCCAAATCCAAGATTCACAGACCCATCGGATCCTTGGTGTTTTTCCTTAGCATTCTTCAG GTAATGGCATTGATTCTAAGGCCGGACAAGACAGCCGAACAGCGCAATTACTGGAACTGGTAA